In Microvirgula aerodenitrificans DSM 15089, one DNA window encodes the following:
- a CDS encoding SPOR domain-containing protein: MTEPTEKPTPTVSRKSLLIAAGIVTTALIAWPVYNSVTRPVAPPGGAPAAKSEGIITPPHPAAVETAPDSATEKPAEPAPAAEAAAEPTAPATEAPAHAPAEPVTPAQPKAAPAAAPAASAAHPAASKATEKPAAPAPKAATRDSATPPAKAAARETEAPVAKSAPAQKPAATAKPAPAAAAAPTPVPYRTAPPTEAARPDGSSVGYRIQLGLFSNLDNATALVQRLKKSGIAAQSETRVSVGPFTTRAEADEAMTQLKAMGLTPLLAPNGKL, translated from the coding sequence ATGACCGAACCCACCGAGAAACCGACCCCCACCGTCTCCCGCAAGTCGCTGCTGATCGCGGCGGGCATCGTCACAACGGCGCTGATCGCCTGGCCGGTCTACAACAGCGTGACCCGCCCCGTCGCGCCGCCGGGCGGCGCGCCAGCAGCAAAGAGCGAAGGCATCATCACGCCGCCACATCCGGCGGCGGTGGAAACGGCACCGGACAGCGCGACGGAGAAGCCGGCCGAGCCCGCCCCGGCAGCCGAAGCGGCAGCCGAGCCGACGGCACCGGCCACCGAGGCACCGGCCCATGCGCCGGCCGAACCGGTGACGCCGGCCCAGCCCAAGGCCGCACCGGCGGCAGCACCGGCCGCCAGCGCCGCGCACCCCGCCGCCAGCAAGGCGACCGAGAAGCCGGCCGCACCGGCACCGAAAGCAGCAACCAGAGACAGCGCAACACCGCCCGCGAAGGCCGCCGCCAGGGAAACCGAAGCGCCGGTCGCAAAGAGTGCGCCCGCGCAGAAACCGGCAGCCACGGCCAAACCCGCTCCTGCCGCGGCCGCGGCGCCGACGCCGGTACCGTACCGTACCGCGCCGCCGACCGAGGCCGCACGTCCGGACGGCAGCTCGGTCGGTTACCGTATCCAGCTCGGCCTGTTCAGCAATCTCGACAATGCGACGGCACTGGTCCAGCGCCTGAAGAAGTCCGGGATCGCCGCCCAGTCGGAAACCCGGGTCAGCGTCGGCCCGTTCACGACCCGTGCCGAGGCGGACGAGGCAATGACGCAGCTGAAGGCCATGGGCCTGACCCCGCTGCTGGCACCGAATGGCAAGCTGTAG
- the bamB gene encoding outer membrane protein assembly factor BamB, with protein MNKPFPMKLSAVALLAALALSGCSLFSGSDNTPEPTPLKPLKPLVDLKVGWKNSVGDAGGYVFEPAFDGERVYTAGNNGRVQIIDPATGREIGGFDTKVRLSAGVGVRDGRVFAVSERGELLAFTTQGESRWKATLTSQALEAPQTDGKTVVVRTGDGNVTAFDFASGQQLWLYQRQQPALSVRSTGAMQLLGSDVVLLGLPGGVLTVLGLADGRAMWEANVATPKGATELDRMVDVASRPVFDRGQVCAVAFQGRLSCFDARTATPMWSREVSSSKGIALDAANIYVTADDGSVQAFDRTDGRSVWRQDGFKYRKVEAPALLGRFVVVTDGEGIAHLLSNESGDELGRASIGASGQPVAAGPNLLVQGLGRIAQLGL; from the coding sequence ATGAATAAACCCTTCCCGATGAAGTTGTCCGCCGTTGCGCTGCTTGCTGCGCTGGCCCTGTCCGGCTGCTCGCTGTTTTCCGGCAGCGACAATACGCCCGAGCCGACGCCGCTGAAGCCGCTGAAGCCACTGGTCGACCTGAAGGTCGGCTGGAAAAACAGCGTCGGCGATGCCGGCGGCTACGTGTTCGAACCGGCTTTCGACGGTGAGCGCGTGTACACCGCAGGCAATAACGGCCGCGTGCAGATCATCGATCCGGCCACCGGCCGCGAGATCGGCGGCTTCGATACCAAGGTCCGGCTGTCGGCCGGTGTCGGTGTGCGTGATGGCCGGGTGTTTGCCGTCAGCGAGCGCGGCGAACTGCTGGCCTTCACCACACAGGGCGAATCGCGCTGGAAGGCGACGCTGACCAGCCAGGCGCTGGAAGCGCCGCAGACCGACGGCAAGACGGTCGTGGTCCGTACCGGTGACGGCAACGTGACGGCGTTCGACTTTGCCAGCGGCCAGCAACTGTGGCTGTACCAGCGCCAGCAACCGGCGCTGTCGGTGCGTTCGACCGGTGCCATGCAACTGCTCGGCTCCGACGTCGTGCTGCTGGGCCTGCCCGGCGGCGTGCTGACGGTGCTGGGTCTGGCCGATGGCCGCGCGATGTGGGAAGCCAACGTCGCCACGCCGAAGGGCGCGACCGAACTCGACCGGATGGTCGACGTCGCCAGTCGCCCGGTGTTCGACCGTGGCCAGGTGTGCGCGGTCGCCTTCCAGGGCCGCCTGAGCTGCTTCGACGCGCGTACCGCGACGCCGATGTGGTCGCGTGAAGTGTCGTCGAGCAAGGGCATTGCCCTGGACGCCGCCAATATCTACGTGACCGCCGACGACGGTTCGGTGCAGGCGTTCGACCGTACCGACGGCCGCAGCGTCTGGCGCCAGGATGGCTTCAAATACCGCAAGGTGGAGGCACCGGCCCTGCTGGGCCGCTTCGTCGTCGTGACCGACGGCGAAGGCATTGCCCACCTGCTTTCCAATGAATCGGGCGACGAGCTCGGCCGTGCGTCGATCGGCGCATCCGGCCAGCCGGTCGCCGCGGGACCGAACCTGC
- the rlmN gene encoding 23S rRNA (adenine(2503)-C(2))-methyltransferase RlmN, whose protein sequence is MKTNLLDFTLPQLTDHFAAMGEKPFRARQVMRWMHQMGENDFGAMTDLAKSLRAKLEQSACVTVPSLMAEQQSTDGTRKWLLDVGTGNGVETVFIPENERGTLCVSSQVGCALECTFCSTGRQGFNRNLTTAEIIGQLWWANKSLGVTQKNERVISNVVMMGMGEPLANYDNVVAALQIMLDDHGYGLSRRRVTVSTSGMVPVMDRLREDCPVALAVSLHAPNDAIRDEIVPINRKYPLRELLAACQRYLERAPRDFVTFEYVMLDGVNDRPEHARQLVALVRDVPCKFNLIPFNPFPNSGYERSSNNAVRAFRDILVDAGHVTTIRKTRGDDIDAACGQLAGQVQDKTKRKIRWLTENGGS, encoded by the coding sequence ATGAAGACCAATCTGCTCGATTTCACCCTCCCGCAACTCACCGACCATTTCGCCGCCATGGGCGAAAAGCCTTTTCGCGCCAGACAGGTGATGCGCTGGATGCACCAGATGGGCGAAAACGATTTCGGCGCCATGACCGATCTCGCCAAGAGCCTGCGCGCCAAGCTTGAACAGTCGGCCTGCGTGACCGTGCCCAGCCTGATGGCCGAGCAGCAGTCCACCGACGGCACGCGCAAGTGGCTGCTGGATGTCGGTACCGGCAACGGGGTGGAAACCGTCTTCATTCCCGAGAACGAGCGCGGCACGCTGTGCGTGTCGAGCCAGGTCGGCTGTGCGCTGGAATGCACGTTCTGCTCGACCGGGCGCCAGGGCTTCAACCGCAATCTCACCACTGCCGAGATCATCGGCCAGCTGTGGTGGGCAAACAAATCCCTGGGGGTGACGCAGAAGAACGAACGCGTCATCTCCAATGTCGTGATGATGGGCATGGGCGAACCGCTCGCCAATTACGACAATGTGGTCGCCGCGCTGCAGATCATGCTCGACGACCATGGTTACGGGCTGTCGCGCCGCCGCGTCACCGTGTCGACGTCCGGGATGGTCCCGGTCATGGACCGTCTGCGCGAGGACTGTCCGGTCGCGCTGGCCGTCAGCCTGCACGCGCCGAACGACGCCATCCGCGACGAGATCGTGCCGATCAACCGGAAATATCCGCTGCGCGAACTGCTGGCAGCCTGTCAACGCTACCTCGAGCGCGCACCGCGCGATTTCGTCACCTTTGAATATGTGATGCTTGACGGGGTGAACGACAGACCGGAACATGCCCGGCAACTGGTGGCCCTCGTCCGCGACGTGCCATGCAAATTCAACCTGATCCCGTTCAACCCGTTCCCCAACTCGGGGTACGAGCGATCGAGCAACAATGCGGTGCGCGCGTTCCGCGACATTCTGGTGGATGCCGGCCATGTCACCACGATCCGCAAAACGCGCGGCGACGATATCGATGCCGCCTGCGGGCAACTGGCCGGACAGGTTCAGGACAAGACAAAACGCAAGATTCGCTGGCTGACGGAGAATGGCGGTTCATGA
- a CDS encoding YnfA family protein, translating to MKTLLLYVLTAVAEIAGCYLPWLWLKRGAPVWVLLPAALSLALFAWLLSLHEAAAGRVYAAYGGVYIGVALLWLWGVDGVRPTGWDLAGAGIALAGMAIIAFQPR from the coding sequence GTGAAGACCCTGCTGCTGTATGTGCTGACGGCGGTCGCGGAGATTGCCGGCTGCTACCTGCCGTGGCTGTGGCTGAAACGCGGCGCACCGGTCTGGGTGCTGCTGCCGGCCGCGCTGAGCCTGGCGCTGTTCGCCTGGCTGCTCAGCCTGCACGAAGCCGCCGCCGGCCGCGTCTATGCGGCATATGGCGGCGTGTATATCGGCGTGGCGCTGTTGTGGCTGTGGGGCGTGGATGGCGTGCGGCCGACCGGCTGGGATCTGGCCGGGGCGGGCATCGCGCTGGCCGGCATGGCGATCATCGCCTTCCAGCCGCGCTAG
- the hisS gene encoding histidine--tRNA ligase codes for MAEKIQAIRGMNDVLPGESQQWEYFEGVLRTLLTDYGYQNIRTPIVENTPLFVRSIGEVTDIVEKEMYTFTDSLNGDSLTLRPEGTAGTLRAVVEHNLLYNATQRLWYMGPMYRHERPQKGRYRQFHQVGIEALGFAGPDIDAEIIMMTADLWQRLGISDYVRLEINTLGNADERARHREALIRYLEQFVDILDEDGKRRLYTNPLRVLDTKNPALQAMADGAPRLIDYLGDASRAHYDGWKAMIAGIGVDFVENPRLVRGLDYYNQSVFEWVTTELGAQGTVCAGGRYDGLTEQLGGKPAPGIGFGMGMERVLLLLADKGLLPASSGTDIYLVSQGDGAPLYAMQLAKALRAAGYAVIQHMGEGSFKSQMKKADQSGARYAVIVGENELANDQAVLKPLRDGGEQETLGRHELVAKLAALKS; via the coding sequence ATGGCAGAAAAAATACAGGCGATTCGCGGCATGAATGATGTGTTGCCGGGCGAATCCCAGCAGTGGGAATATTTTGAGGGCGTGCTGCGCACCCTGCTGACCGATTACGGTTATCAGAACATCCGCACCCCGATCGTCGAGAACACGCCGCTGTTCGTGCGCTCGATCGGCGAAGTGACCGACATCGTCGAGAAGGAAATGTACACCTTCACCGACAGCCTGAACGGGGACAGCCTGACGCTGCGCCCGGAAGGCACGGCCGGCACGCTGCGCGCGGTGGTCGAACACAACCTGCTGTACAACGCCACGCAGCGGCTGTGGTACATGGGCCCGATGTATCGTCACGAACGGCCGCAGAAAGGCCGTTACCGGCAGTTCCACCAGGTCGGCATCGAGGCGCTCGGCTTTGCCGGCCCCGATATCGATGCCGAAATCATCATGATGACGGCGGACCTGTGGCAGCGGCTGGGCATCAGCGACTACGTGCGGCTTGAAATCAACACGCTGGGCAATGCCGACGAGCGCGCGCGCCACCGCGAAGCGCTGATCCGCTATCTGGAACAGTTCGTCGACATCCTCGACGAGGACGGCAAGCGCCGGCTGTACACCAATCCGCTGCGCGTGCTCGACACCAAGAACCCGGCGCTGCAGGCGATGGCCGATGGCGCGCCGCGCCTGATCGACTACCTTGGCGACGCATCACGCGCGCACTACGACGGCTGGAAGGCGATGATCGCCGGCATCGGCGTCGACTTCGTGGAAAACCCGCGTCTGGTGCGCGGTCTCGATTACTACAACCAGTCGGTGTTCGAGTGGGTGACCACCGAACTCGGCGCCCAGGGCACGGTCTGCGCCGGCGGGCGCTACGACGGGCTGACCGAACAGCTGGGCGGCAAGCCGGCGCCGGGCATCGGCTTTGGCATGGGCATGGAACGCGTGCTGCTGCTGCTGGCCGACAAGGGACTGCTGCCTGCCAGCAGCGGCACCGATATCTACCTGGTCAGCCAGGGCGACGGTGCGCCGCTGTACGCGATGCAGCTGGCCAAGGCGCTGCGCGCTGCCGGCTACGCGGTCATCCAGCACATGGGTGAGGGCAGCTTCAAGTCGCAAATGAAAAAAGCCGACCAGAGTGGCGCGCGTTACGCCGTCATCGTCGGCGAAAACGAACTGGCCAACGACCAGGCCGTGCTCAAGCCGCTGCGCGATGGCGGCGAGCAGGAGACGCTCGGCCGGCACGAACTTGTGGCAAAGCTTGCCGCGCTGAAATCTTAA
- the ndk gene encoding nucleoside-diphosphate kinase → MAIERTLSIVKPDAVGKNVIGKIYDRFESAGLKVVAAKMKHLSRSEAEGFYAVHKERPFFNDLVQFMISGPVMIQALEGENAVLKNRDLMGATDPKKADKGTIRADFADSIDANAVHGSDSAENAAIEIAYFFAASEVYSR, encoded by the coding sequence ATGGCAATCGAACGTACCCTGTCAATTGTAAAGCCTGACGCCGTGGGCAAGAACGTGATCGGCAAGATCTACGATCGTTTCGAGTCGGCTGGCCTGAAGGTTGTCGCCGCCAAGATGAAGCATCTGTCCCGCAGCGAAGCCGAAGGCTTCTACGCCGTGCACAAGGAACGTCCGTTCTTCAACGACCTGGTCCAGTTCATGATCTCCGGCCCGGTGATGATCCAGGCGCTGGAAGGCGAAAACGCCGTGCTGAAGAACCGTGACCTGATGGGCGCCACCGACCCGAAAAAGGCCGACAAGGGCACCATCCGCGCCGACTTCGCCGACTCGATCGACGCCAACGCCGTCCACGGTTCGGACAGCGCTGAAAACGCCGCGATCGAAATCGCCTACTTCTTCGCCGCTTCGGAAGTCTACTCGCGCTGA
- a CDS encoding helix-turn-helix domain-containing protein yields MTSDIPRETAAPMQSAGVMLSNERIKRGISIQEVADQIKLSKRQIEAIEADNYDKLPGPTFARGFVRNYARFLEMDAAPLLAWLDGHLPSTAVAATPVPEQQTASEPVAPRPARSGGNGGRVVKSVLLLALLGIAGYIGYGALVNYTAPAAPVADMAQPEAGALVTDAETPPADEVPEAAPATTETPAPDTSTAPAPGTDTAAPTTPSADTATAPAPTAAAAETPAATGAVRILAKTDSWVSVLDADGNKLLYEKVSAGAEKTVTGKPPYRVVIGNAQQAELYFNGKKVDLADKIRGSTAKLTLE; encoded by the coding sequence ATGACCAGTGACATCCCCCGCGAAACGGCCGCACCGATGCAATCGGCCGGCGTCATGCTGTCCAACGAGCGGATCAAGCGCGGCATTTCCATCCAGGAAGTGGCCGACCAGATCAAGCTGTCGAAGCGACAGATCGAAGCCATCGAGGCGGACAATTACGACAAATTGCCAGGACCGACCTTCGCGCGAGGCTTTGTGCGCAACTACGCACGTTTCCTGGAGATGGATGCCGCACCGCTGCTGGCCTGGCTGGACGGCCATCTGCCGAGCACGGCAGTCGCCGCAACGCCGGTCCCCGAACAGCAGACCGCCTCAGAACCGGTTGCGCCGCGTCCGGCACGGTCGGGCGGCAATGGCGGCCGGGTCGTCAAGAGCGTACTGCTGCTGGCCCTGCTCGGCATTGCCGGTTATATCGGCTATGGCGCCCTGGTCAACTACACTGCTCCGGCTGCCCCGGTGGCGGACATGGCGCAGCCGGAAGCCGGTGCGCTGGTGACCGATGCCGAAACGCCGCCGGCCGACGAGGTGCCTGAAGCGGCGCCCGCGACGACCGAAACGCCGGCGCCGGACACGTCGACGGCACCCGCTCCGGGCACCGATACCGCCGCACCGACCACTCCGTCGGCCGACACGGCCACCGCGCCGGCACCGACTGCGGCTGCGGCAGAAACGCCGGCCGCAACCGGCGCCGTCCGCATTCTGGCCAAGACCGACAGCTGGGTGTCGGTGCTGGATGCCGATGGCAACAAGCTGCTGTACGAAAAGGTTTCCGCTGGTGCCGAGAAGACCGTGACCGGCAAGCCGCCGTACCGGGTCGTGATCGGCAATGCCCAGCAGGCCGAACTGTACTTCAACGGCAAGAAGGTCGACCTGGCCGACAAGATCCGTGGCAGCACGGCAAAACTGACTCTCGAGTAA
- a CDS encoding YfgM family protein, producing MAFDLQEQEQIDDIKAFWRQWGRWICTGVVVAAVAYLGYKGWGYYQRHVATEAAVLYAPVDEAVRSNDTGKLVASAKALQDAYPSSGYAARASLLAARVAFDHGDVKTAEQALGWVTANAKEAALVAVARLRLASLKLDANQADAALAELAKPVDVAFAAQQLELKGDALSVKGDRKGAHAAYLESLAKMSPEAPRAELVQVKIDSLGG from the coding sequence ATGGCTTTCGACTTGCAGGAACAGGAGCAGATAGACGACATCAAGGCGTTCTGGCGCCAGTGGGGTCGCTGGATCTGCACCGGGGTGGTCGTCGCTGCGGTGGCGTATCTCGGCTACAAGGGCTGGGGCTATTACCAGCGCCATGTCGCCACCGAGGCCGCCGTGCTGTATGCACCGGTGGACGAAGCCGTCCGCAGCAATGACACCGGCAAGCTGGTGGCCAGCGCCAAGGCGCTACAGGATGCCTACCCGTCGTCCGGCTACGCCGCGCGTGCCAGCCTGCTGGCGGCCCGGGTCGCTTTCGACCACGGTGACGTCAAGACGGCCGAACAGGCGCTGGGCTGGGTGACTGCCAATGCAAAAGAAGCAGCGCTGGTGGCCGTGGCCCGCCTGCGCCTTGCCTCGCTGAAGCTCGATGCGAACCAGGCTGACGCCGCGCTGGCCGAACTGGCCAAGCCGGTCGACGTCGCCTTCGCCGCGCAGCAACTCGAACTCAAGGGCGACGCGCTGTCGGTCAAGGGCGATCGCAAGGGCGCACATGCGGCCTATCTGGAGTCCCTGGCCAAGATGTCGCCGGAAGCGCCGCGCGCAGAACTGGTCCAAGTCAAAATCGATTCACTGGGTGGCTGA
- the ispG gene encoding flavodoxin-dependent (E)-4-hydroxy-3-methylbut-2-enyl-diphosphate synthase, producing MIDTGSPIPRRVSRQARVGHVLVGGDAPVIVQSMTNTDTADAAGTAAQVAELAEAGSEIVRITVNSPEAAARVAEIRQRLDDMGCNVPLVGDFHFNGDRLLRDYPDCARALAKFRINPGNVGRGAKGDEKFSFMIRLAAELDKPVRIGVNWGSLDQALANRLMDENSRRPQPLPAEAVMREALIVSALENAARAVELGLDPDQIILSCKVSHVQDLIAVYRDLGRRCDYALHLGLTEAGMGSKGIVASTAALAVLLQEGIGDTIRVSLTPQPGESRTREIIVAQEILQTMGLRSFTPLVTACPGCGRTTSTVFQELADQIQTYLREQMPIWRLQYPGVEMMNVAVMGCVVNGPGESKLADIGISLPGTGEVPVAPVYVDGEKTVTLKGDNIADAFQDIVDDYVKTRYGEGGSKRRRTIALKPV from the coding sequence ATGATCGATACCGGCAGTCCCATCCCCCGGCGCGTGTCCAGACAGGCGCGCGTAGGCCATGTACTGGTCGGCGGGGACGCGCCCGTCATCGTGCAGTCGATGACCAATACCGATACCGCCGATGCCGCCGGCACGGCGGCCCAGGTCGCCGAACTGGCCGAGGCCGGCTCCGAGATCGTCCGCATCACGGTGAATTCGCCGGAAGCGGCGGCACGGGTGGCGGAAATCCGTCAGCGCCTCGATGACATGGGCTGCAACGTGCCGCTGGTGGGGGATTTCCATTTCAATGGCGATCGCCTGCTGCGCGACTATCCCGACTGCGCCCGGGCGCTGGCCAAGTTCCGCATCAACCCGGGCAACGTCGGCCGGGGTGCCAAGGGCGACGAGAAATTCTCGTTCATGATCCGGCTGGCGGCCGAACTGGACAAACCGGTACGGATCGGCGTGAACTGGGGCAGCCTCGACCAGGCGCTCGCCAACCGGCTGATGGATGAAAACAGCCGCCGGCCGCAGCCGCTGCCGGCCGAGGCGGTCATGCGCGAGGCGCTGATCGTGTCCGCGCTGGAAAACGCCGCCAGGGCCGTGGAACTGGGGCTGGATCCGGACCAGATCATCCTGTCGTGCAAGGTCAGCCATGTGCAGGACCTGATTGCGGTTTACCGCGATCTGGGCCGCCGCTGCGACTACGCGCTGCACCTCGGGCTGACCGAGGCCGGCATGGGATCGAAGGGCATCGTCGCGTCGACCGCGGCGCTGGCCGTACTGCTGCAGGAAGGCATCGGCGATACCATCCGCGTCTCGCTGACGCCGCAACCGGGCGAGTCGCGTACCCGGGAAATCATCGTCGCCCAGGAAATCCTGCAGACGATGGGCCTGCGTTCGTTCACGCCGCTGGTGACTGCCTGCCCGGGCTGTGGTCGCACCACCAGCACGGTGTTCCAGGAGCTGGCCGACCAGATCCAGACCTATCTGCGCGAGCAGATGCCGATCTGGCGGCTGCAGTATCCCGGCGTTGAAATGATGAATGTCGCGGTCATGGGCTGCGTGGTGAACGGTCCGGGCGAAAGCAAGCTGGCGGACATCGGCATCTCGCTGCCCGGCACCGGCGAAGTCCCGGTCGCGCCGGTCTATGTGGACGGCGAAAAGACGGTGACCCTGAAGGGCGACAATATTGCCGACGCCTTCCAGGACATCGTCGACGACTATGTGAAAACCCGATACGGGGAGGGCGGCAGCAAGCGTCGTCGCACGATTGCGCTGAAACCGGTCTGA